The Anaeromyxobacter sp. Fw109-5 genomic interval GGTGAGCGCCGCGACGGTGGCGCTCGTGTGGCCGGACCAGAACGCCCGGTAGGAGCCCGGCTCGCGCAGGTACGCGGGCTGGCCCTCGTACGCCCGCGGGATGGGGCGCTGGCTCGTGTACTTCGCGAGCGTGGTGAGCGCGCCGCTCACGGCGAGCGTCTCGGCGAACACCGTGAGGTCCTGCAGGAACGCGCGGCTTCCCCCGAGCACCGCCCAGTCCGCGAGCGGCGGGGCGAGCAGGGCGAGGAACAGCGTCGCCTGGCTCGCGTGCGCCGCGGCGTCGCTGTGGAGGCCGATCGCCCAGCGGTCGAGCGGGTTCACCTCGCCCTCGTCGCACGGGCAGCGCAGGTCGATGATCCGGTCCTCGAGCAGCCAGGGCACGAGGTTCGCGAGCCCCGCCCCCGCGACGATCGCGCCGTCCACCAGGGGGTCGACGCGGAACACCTCGGCCGGGTGCGCAGCCGCCGCGGGGGACGGGGCAGACACGATCACCGCTG includes:
- a CDS encoding phosphatase PAP2 family protein, which encodes MKSWAVVALAAAVIVSAPSPAAAAHPAEVFRVDPLVDGAIVAGAGLANLVPWLLEDRIIDLRCPCDEGEVNPLDRWAIGLHSDAAAHASQATLFLALLAPPLADWAVLGGSRAFLQDLTVFAETLAVSGALTTLAKYTSQRPIPRAYEGQPAYLREPGSYRAFWSGHTSATVAALTDAAWTIRLRYGERRWPWLVAAVGGASVGVERVWGGHHFPTDVVVGFVAGAAVGTAVPLLHARGGPARLALAPLGGGLALVGRF